In Bacillus sp. 2205SS5-2, the sequence TTACTTAAATTGCAACTTATCATTAAGTTTGAGGATGGAAAAGTGATTCTATCAGAAAAGGTTCGGACGGTTAAAAAGGTAAAGAAGCGTCTTTATGAAATATTTGATGAAGCTTCACATAAAATCAAAGAAGCAAGTGTTGTGCATGGAAATGACCGTTCAATCGCTGAAGAGTGGAAAGAAGAGCTTCAGAAAATCTACCCAAATATTAGATTTACGACCACTATTTTAAGTCCAGTTGCTGGTTCTCATACGGGTCAGGGAACCATGGGGTTATCTTGGATTAAGAAATAATAAAAGTGCCTTATTGTAGGTACTTTTTTTGTGCGGAAATAAGATAGTATAAATGAAAAAAAGGCTGCCCTTTCTAGTGTGAATTTAAAAGAAAGATGTACTGTTTTGAAGAAAGTGATACCTTTTATAAAAAAGTTGCATCATTTTACTTAAATGAATTTTTCCAGTAAGCTCTTTTCGTATACATTGTTGCTCTTGACACAAAGAAAAAACAGGCAGTAGAGTTTTTTCGATTGATTTCTTCCTTTTTATCTAGAAATGAAGAATTTTTCAATAGGAAAAGAGCACGAAGTCATACAAGTCAAGGGATTCCTTCATATTCGAAAAGCCACAATCTTTGCGAAAACAGCCTTTTGTTATCGATAATATTAGGGTTTGTGATATGTTTTTGATTAAACTTTATTCCAAACTAACATCTAGCTCCTGTCACCTTACGCTTTTCTTCAATAGACCAATACTGATATGATAAGCGTACATGAATTTTGAGAATGCAGTGGGAGGAATTATAATGAACAAAAGAATTGGATTTATAGGCTGTGGAAATATGGCAAAGGCGATGATGGGGGGGATGATTCGTTCAGAAATAGTAGACCCTAGTGACATCATGGTAAGTGCGAAAAGTGATTTAACGATTCAAAGGGTAACAGAAGATTTTAATGTGAAGAGTACAAAGGAAAATGTAGAGGTTGCTCAATTTGCAGACATGTTGTTTATCGCTGTTAAACCGAACCAATATGAAGGCGTTTTGAAAGAGATTAAATCTGCAATCCAAGACCAGATTATCGTGACGATGGCCGCGGGTATAACCACAATGAAAATAGAGGAATTAGTCGGAAAAGAAACTAAAATTGTGCGAACAATGCCTAATACTCCATCACTAGTGGGAGAAGGGATGACCGCGTTTTGTACTGCCAACCTCCTTCCTAGTGAAAAACAAGAAATTGTCTTACTTTTGACTAGTTTTGGTAAGTCAGAAGAAGTAGAAGAAGTATTGATGGACAGTATTCCAGCAGTGGCCGGTTCATCACCAGCCTATGTCTTTATGATGATAGAGGCTTTGGCAGATGGGGGTGTACTTCAAGGACTTAATCGAAAACAAGCCTATCAACTAGCAGCGCAAGCTGTATATGGTGCAGCCAAAATGGTTCTTGAAACGAACATACACCCTGCTGCTTTAAAAGACCAAGTTTGCTCACCAGGTGGTGCGACGATTGAAGCCGTTTCTACATTAGAAAAGGAAGGATTTCGTGGAGCGATATTGGCTGCGATGGAGGAGTGTGGAAGGAAAACAAGCGAATTAGGAAATTAATAGATCCATTTAACCAAGGCTTCTTTCAAAAACAATATTGTTGATTAGTTAGTAGAATCCTCTATTCATTCTATGATTTTGTCCAAACATAGGAAATAGAGGCTAAGATTCCATTTTTTATCTACTACTTTGAACAGCAATATTGCTTGGAATGGGAGCACTTTAGAAAAACAAGCATCTTATGCTTGTTTTTTGTCATTAGTAAAGGGGATTTTCTCAATTTTCGTCTTTAATAAGTCTGTTTTTGAAAAGGTAGTGGTTTTTCGGATAGGAGTAAAATCTTTGATTTATATGACTTCGTGCTCTTTTCCTATTGAAAAATTCTTCATTTCTAGATAAAAAG encodes:
- the proC gene encoding pyrroline-5-carboxylate reductase, which gives rise to MNKRIGFIGCGNMAKAMMGGMIRSEIVDPSDIMVSAKSDLTIQRVTEDFNVKSTKENVEVAQFADMLFIAVKPNQYEGVLKEIKSAIQDQIIVTMAAGITTMKIEELVGKETKIVRTMPNTPSLVGEGMTAFCTANLLPSEKQEIVLLLTSFGKSEEVEEVLMDSIPAVAGSSPAYVFMMIEALADGGVLQGLNRKQAYQLAAQAVYGAAKMVLETNIHPAALKDQVCSPGGATIEAVSTLEKEGFRGAILAAMEECGRKTSELGN